The Streptomyces tendae genome has a window encoding:
- a CDS encoding serine hydrolase domain-containing protein → MRKRMRTTAVAAVAVGLSVALAAPAVAAPGGSGAGDTGDHRATRRAVQAAVAGGVPGVTVRADDRRGAWTTTAGVGDLRTERKRSPQDRYRVGSITKTFVATVLLQLEAEGKLSLDDTVDTWLPGLVTGNGHDGTRITLRQLLNHTSGVFNYTADEDFGRTYFLKEGFFEHRYDTLAPEELVRIATSHEPDFAPGAGWNYSNTNYVLAGMVIEKATGRPYGEEVRRRVIAPLHLTGTSVPGTRTGVPGPSSRAYGKLTRDGSGPVHDVTRLNPSMAFSAGEMISDSKDLGRFYRALLTGRLLPREQLDEMTDTVAVDARNGYGLGLMKTELSCGVTVWGHGGGIHGSTSEAVTTEDGRHSLAFNFNGDWSGDPGAVIEAEYCGD, encoded by the coding sequence ATGCGGAAGCGGATGCGGACGACGGCGGTGGCAGCGGTGGCGGTGGGGCTCTCGGTGGCCCTGGCGGCCCCCGCCGTGGCGGCGCCCGGAGGGAGCGGGGCCGGGGACACCGGCGACCACCGGGCGACCCGCCGGGCGGTGCAGGCCGCGGTCGCCGGGGGCGTACCCGGCGTCACGGTGCGGGCGGACGACCGTCGCGGCGCCTGGACGACGACCGCCGGGGTGGGTGACCTGCGCACGGAGCGGAAGCGCTCCCCGCAGGACCGCTACCGGGTCGGCAGCATCACCAAGACCTTCGTGGCGACGGTGCTGCTGCAACTGGAGGCCGAGGGGAAGCTGTCCCTGGACGACACCGTCGACACCTGGCTGCCGGGCCTGGTGACCGGCAACGGCCACGACGGCACCCGGATCACCCTCCGGCAGCTGCTCAACCACACCAGCGGTGTCTTCAACTACACGGCGGACGAGGACTTCGGCCGCACCTACTTCCTCAAGGAGGGCTTCTTCGAGCACCGCTACGACACCCTCGCCCCCGAGGAACTGGTGCGGATCGCGACCTCGCACGAGCCGGACTTCGCACCCGGCGCCGGATGGAACTACTCCAACACCAACTACGTGCTGGCCGGGATGGTGATCGAGAAGGCCACCGGCCGCCCCTACGGAGAGGAGGTCCGCCGCCGCGTCATCGCGCCGCTGCACCTGACCGGCACCTCGGTCCCCGGCACCCGCACCGGCGTCCCGGGACCCAGCAGCCGCGCGTACGGCAAGCTGACGCGGGACGGCAGCGGGCCCGTCCACGACGTCACCCGCCTCAACCCGTCCATGGCCTTCTCGGCGGGCGAGATGATCTCCGACTCCAAGGACCTGGGCCGCTTCTACCGCGCCCTGCTCACCGGCCGGCTGCTGCCCCGGGAGCAGCTGGACGAGATGACCGACACGGTCGCGGTGGACGCCAGGAACGGCTACGGCCTGGGCCTGATGAAGACCGAGCTGAGCTGCGGGGTGACCGTCTGGGGGCACGGCGGCGGCATCCACGGTTCCACCTCCGAGGCCGTCACGACCGAGGACGGCCGGCACTCGCTGGCGTTCAACTTCAACGGCGACTGGTCCGGGGACCCCGGGGCGGTGATCGAGGCGGAGTACTGCGGCGACTGA